From a single Nicotiana tabacum cultivar K326 chromosome 8, ASM71507v2, whole genome shotgun sequence genomic region:
- the LOC107802719 gene encoding putative sugar phosphate/phosphate translocator At5g25400, with protein sequence MGKGGALSEGVVKKILLSYTYVAIWIFLSFTVIVYNKYILDRKLYNWPYPISLTIIHMSFCSSLAYLLVKVFKVVEPVAMTWDLYCKSVVPIGLLYAFSLWLSNSAYIYLSVSFIQMLKALMPVAVYSIGVMFKKENFKSDTMANMVSISIGVAIAAYGEAKFDTWGVMLQLGAVAFEATRLVMIQILLTSKGITFNPITSLYYVAPCCLVFLFIPWIFVEYPMLKDTSSFHLDWLIFGTNSFCAFALNLAVFLLVGKTSALTMNVAGVVKDWLLIAFSWSVIKDTVTPVNLVGYGLAFLGVAYYNHAKLQALKANEAQKKAAQDEEAGRLLEEKEGENGAKKNESQG encoded by the coding sequence ATGGGGAAAGGAGGAGCTTTGAGTGAAGGGGTTGTGAAAAAGATCTTGCTTTCATATACCTATGTTGCAATTTGGATCTTTCTCTCTTTCACTGTGATTGTGTACAACAAGTACATCCTGGATAGAAAGTTGTACAATTGGCCTTACCCCATTTCACTAACAATAATTCACATGAGTTTTTGTTCTTCTTTGGCTTATCTTCTTGTTAAAGTGTTTAAGGTTGTTGAACCTGTGGCTATGACATGGGATCTTTATTGCAAATCTGTGGTACCCATTggtcttttatatgcattttcaCTTTGGTTATCAAATTCTGCATATATATATTTATCCGTGTCTTTTATTCAAATGCTTAAAGCTTTGATGCCAGTGGCTGTTTATTCAATTGGGGTTATGTTTAAAAAAGAGAACTTTAAATCTGATACTATGGCTAATATGGTGTCTATTTCTATTGGTGTTGCTATTGCTGCTTATGGTGAAGCTAAGTTTGATACATGGGGTGTGATGTTGCAGCTTGGTGCTGTAGCTTTTGAGGCTACAAGATTGGTTATGATTCAGATTTTGCTTACTTCAAAGGGTATTACATTTAATCCGATTACATCGTTGTATTATGTTGCGCCGTGTTGTTTGGTTTTCTTGTTCATTCCATGGATCTTTGTGGAATACCCAATGTTGAAGGATACTTCTAGTTTCCATTTGGATTGGTTAATCTTTGGTACGAATTCGTTCTGCGCGTTTGCTTTGAATCTTGCTGTGTTTTTGCTTGTGGGGAAGACATCTGCTTTGACAATGAATGTTGCTGGTGTGGTTAAGGATTGGTTGTTGATTGCCTTTTCTTGGTCTGTGATTAAGGATACTGTCACCCCTGTGAATTTGGTTGGATATGGATTGGCTTTCTTGGGTGTGGCGTATTACAACCACGCAAAATTGCAGGCTCTTAAGGCGAACGAAGCGCAGAAAAAGGCTGCACAAGACGAGGAGGCCGGAAGATTGTTGGAGGAAAAAGAAGGGGAGAATGGTGCTAAGAAGAATGAATCTCAGGGTTGA